The Tolypothrix sp. PCC 7712 region ATGGCGAACAACGCTACAACATTGTGAATGTAGAATTACGCTCAGGATTAATTGCAGATTTACAACCGTTAGAACGTCATTTTTACACTAATAGCGCTTGTGGAGTTTGTGGTAAAGCCAGTTTGGAAGCTTTGAAGCTCAGGGATTATCCAGTAATTTCTTCAGAGATACGAATCAAGCCTGAGATTATTTATAGTTTACCGGATAAATTGCGTTCTGCTCAAGGCATTTTTAGGGCTACTGGAGGTTTACACGCTGCTGCTCTCTTCGACTTGCAAGGACAACTTTTGAACTTGCAAGAAGATGTGGGGCGACACAATACTTTAGATAAATTGATTGGTACAGCTTTGTTAAGTAATGAATTACCTTTCAATAATCATATTGTGATGGTAAGCGGACGTTCTAGCTTTGAAATTTTGCAAAAATCCGTCGCGGCTGGTGTACCTATTGTTTGTTCTGTCTCTGCACCTAGTCATTTGGCTGTGTCTGTCGCTGAAGAGTTTGGCATTACCTTAATTGGATTTCTACGAGGGCAGAAATTTAATGTATATACTGGCTGGGAAAGAATAGACGCAGCATAAAGCATGAATTTTTTACCGATAAGTTTAAGAGACTAAAACGAAACCTCATCAACAGGTGATTTATATGACTGATTTTCAAATTAAAGGCATCAACCATATCGCCTTGGTATGTAAAGATATGACGAGAACCGTGGATTTTTACACCAATACTCTTGGTTTGAAATTAATCAAAACTATTGCCCTCCCAGAGGGTGGACAGCACTTCTTTTTTGATATTGGTAACGGTGATGCTTTAGCTTTTTTCTGGTTTCCTCAAGCACCAGCCGCCGCACCTGGGATTGCATCTGCACCTCTCGATACCTTTAAAACTGGTAATGCTGTGACTGCTCATGGTTCCATGAATCATTTAGCTTTTAATGTGCCATTAGAAAAAATTGCGGAATATAGAGACAAACTAGTTGCTAAAGGCGTTGAAGTAACTCCTGTTTTACATCATGCAGATGTACCTTCTGGTTTTGTACCTGAAATTGATGAAACAACATTTATTTCCTCAATTTATTTCTACGATCCTGATGGGATTTTGCTAGAGTTTGCAGCCAATACTCGCACTTTAGGCGATCCAGCAAGAGATTTACAATATCAGCCAGCTAAATAAATTAATCCTCAATAAGTCTTGAATCGTGGGGATGATCAACATAACCGAAAATTAAATACTAAATTGACTGCTACTTGTGAGATAATCTGTTCCGGTAACAGTCAATTTATCTTACACAATCGGTAATAAGCTGTCACACATTTAAGTTACATAATTAAATGCATTTTAGTTTAAATTATGGTTTTTCAATATACCGATGCACTCGTTACCATAGCAACAATTAATCTTGATAATTTAGTGAGTTTTTATACCAATCTTTTAGGACAAAAACCAACAGCATTACTCCCTAATATTTACGCAGAGTTTCAACTTTCAGGTTTGCGCTTAGGTATTTTTCAACCAAAAAACACACATCAGAACGAATTTGAAACTACAGCCAAAAGTAAGATAAGTTTGTGTTTAGAAGTAAGTAACTTAGAAATTGCGATCGCTCACCTTACCAATTTGGGCTATCCCCCACCCGGAGAGATTTCCGTCGCTTCCCACGGCAGAGAAATTTACGCCTACGATCCTGATGGTAATCGCTTGATATTACATGAGGGGATTGGGGATTAGGGACTGGGGACTGGGAGATGAGGGAGATGAGGGGGGTGAGGGAGATGAGGGAGATGAGGGAGATGAGGGAGATGAGGGAGATGAGGGAGGTGAGGGGGGTGAGGGAGATGAGGGAGATGAGGGAGATGAGGGAGATGAGGGAGATGAGGGGGGTGAGGGAGAGGAATTCCCATTACCCATTACCCATTACCCATTACCCATTACCCATTACCCATTACCCATTACCCATTACCCATTATCAATGCCCAATGCCCAATGCCCCATGCCCAAATAACAAATGACAAAGGACAAATAACCAATGGCTTTAACTCAAAACTATAAATTAAATGTGATCCAATGGTATCCAGGTCACATTGCTAAGGCAGAAAAGAATTTAAAAGAACAGCTAAAACGGGTAGATGTGGTGCTGGAGGTACGAGATGCACGTATTCCCTTGGCGACGCATCACCCGCAAATAGAAGAGTGGGTGGGAAGTAAAACGCGGCTATTAGTACTGAACCGCTTGGATATGATTTCTCCCCAAGTGCGATCGCTTTGGGCAGACTGGTTTAAACGCCAAGGTGAGGTAGCTTTTTTTACTAATGCTCAACAAGGTCAAGGTGTAACAGCCGTGTTAAAAGCGGCACAAGCTGCCGGGATAGAATTGAATAACAGAAGACGCGATCGCGGGATGTTACCTCGTCCTGTGCGGGCTGTAGTAATTGGATTTCCCAACGTTGGTAAATCAGCTTTAATTAATCGGCTTTTAGGAAAACGAGTAGTAGAAAGTGCAGCACGTCCGGGCGTAACTCGTCAACTGCGCTGGGTGCGGATTTCTGATCAATTAGAATTATTAGATGCTCCTGGTGTGATTCCTCTGAAATTAGAAGACCAAGAAGCCGCATTAAAATTAGCTATTTGTGATGATATTGGCGAAGCATCTTATGATAATCAATTAGTAGCAGCAGAATTAGTAAATGTACTTAATTATCTTCAAGATGTAGCTACTAATTTACTACCAGAAAAACCCTTACAAGCCCGCTATGAACTCGATTCTTCACCCCATACAGGCGAAGCTTATTTACACGCTTTAGGAGAACATCGCTATAAAGGTGATGTCGAAAGAGCCGCTAGGCATCTTTTAACAGATTATCGCAAAGGCTTCATGGGTGAAATTCCGTTGGAATTACCACCCAATTAGAGCAATTGTGGGTAATG contains the following coding sequences:
- the fdhD gene encoding formate dehydrogenase accessory sulfurtransferase FdhD — translated: MNRRIGSKTKATVRVVENGKIHTRIDHLTAEEPLEIRLLSPNRTLAITMRTPGADFELAAGFLYSEGAIGCKQDIQRISYCVDESIDGEQRYNIVNVELRSGLIADLQPLERHFYTNSACGVCGKASLEALKLRDYPVISSEIRIKPEIIYSLPDKLRSAQGIFRATGGLHAAALFDLQGQLLNLQEDVGRHNTLDKLIGTALLSNELPFNNHIVMVSGRSSFEILQKSVAAGVPIVCSVSAPSHLAVSVAEEFGITLIGFLRGQKFNVYTGWERIDAA
- a CDS encoding VOC family protein; the protein is MTDFQIKGINHIALVCKDMTRTVDFYTNTLGLKLIKTIALPEGGQHFFFDIGNGDALAFFWFPQAPAAAPGIASAPLDTFKTGNAVTAHGSMNHLAFNVPLEKIAEYRDKLVAKGVEVTPVLHHADVPSGFVPEIDETTFISSIYFYDPDGILLEFAANTRTLGDPARDLQYQPAK
- a CDS encoding VOC family protein, producing the protein MVFQYTDALVTIATINLDNLVSFYTNLLGQKPTALLPNIYAEFQLSGLRLGIFQPKNTHQNEFETTAKSKISLCLEVSNLEIAIAHLTNLGYPPPGEISVASHGREIYAYDPDGNRLILHEGIGD
- the ylqF gene encoding ribosome biogenesis GTPase YlqF encodes the protein MALTQNYKLNVIQWYPGHIAKAEKNLKEQLKRVDVVLEVRDARIPLATHHPQIEEWVGSKTRLLVLNRLDMISPQVRSLWADWFKRQGEVAFFTNAQQGQGVTAVLKAAQAAGIELNNRRRDRGMLPRPVRAVVIGFPNVGKSALINRLLGKRVVESAARPGVTRQLRWVRISDQLELLDAPGVIPLKLEDQEAALKLAICDDIGEASYDNQLVAAELVNVLNYLQDVATNLLPEKPLQARYELDSSPHTGEAYLHALGEHRYKGDVERAARHLLTDYRKGFMGEIPLELPPN